The proteins below come from a single Pleuronectes platessa chromosome 1, fPlePla1.1, whole genome shotgun sequence genomic window:
- the LOC128449746 gene encoding fibronectin type III and SPRY domain-containing protein 2: MDLCEIRGGRLDVITEEAEHQELLSRGPSTMDPHSGASDRGRRANISTFQRFSVDTDDSLRFEPCEDSPSTTGAEDGLDEDDDDDDVFKEGETETEIVTTRNQLQGKVVEMENFAGHLEEIFLTVEESFGRKEQHLEQHYNDVLLTLSQRYDERAAGLEEEKKSKLEALYRQLLTCGRALDASKELIEAAQEVHRSRDKRLFLQTVMPTMKRMEEFAKDEVDLTLSTRLEFDTPIADLADVKTMMDSINVVPAPSAPVINPQLPGSATQTSLRVCWSLFSDDTVEYYELYYRPVLEDTPADSTCAPHVSKVKVKETHCTVTGLLPDAQYELWVTATNTTGISPASEKALYMTVPSPPVIKQRECSSCPEAAMLRWESGNTNPVDSYTVELSEMGADGTESGVSESIVAVPTCQCLIQLQAGRGYLISVRAVNIGGPSDRSDVITVSTTGTFFRLLEDTAHPCLSLSEDGFTMFYGDEELPIGSMALDDRTFTRCVAVLGDLIPVRGRHYWEVEVDYGTEFRIGVAYEDTDRSSYLGANNTSWCMRHIVTPSRHKYEFLHNGWSPDLRITVNPERIGVALDYETGTLSFFNVALEQHLHTFNCHFQTYVQPCFSLDNPGALTVHNSIEAPQYMFV; this comes from the exons ATGGACCTGTGTGAGATCAGAGGAGGCCGACTGGATGTGATCACAGAGGAGGCTGAGCACCAGGAGCTGTTGAGCCGCGGGCCGAGCACCATGGATCCCCACAGTGGGGCATCAGACAGAGGAAGGAGGGCGAACATCTCCACCTTCCAGAGGTTCTCCGTCGACACAGACGACTCCCTTCGGTTCGAGCCCTGTGAGGACAGTCCTTCTACCACTGGGGCGGAAGACGGActcgatgaagatgatgatgatgatgatgtgtttaAGGAGGGAGAAACCGAG ACAGAGATCGTCACGACCAGGAATCAGTTGCAGGGGAAGGTTGTGGAGATGGAGAACTTCGCAGGTCATCTGGAGGAAATCTTTCTCACTGTGGAG GAGAGCTTTGGCCGTAAGGAGCAGCACTTGGAGCAGCACTACAACGATGTGCTGCTGACCTTGTCTCAGCGATATGACGAGCGGGCGGCtggactggaggaggagaagaagagcaagCTGGAGGCTCTGTACAGGCAGCTGCTCACTTGTGGCCGAGCGCTGGACGCCTCCAAGGAGCTCATTGAGGCAGCCCAGGAGGTGCACCGCAGCCGGGACAAAAGGCTTTttctccag ACAGTCATGCCCACCATGAAAAG AATGGAGGAGTTTGCCAAAGACGAGGTTGACCTCACGTTGTCGACACGTCTCGAGTTCGACACGCCGATCGCCGACCTGGCAGACGTGAAAACCATGATGGACTCCATCAATGTGGTTCCAG CTCCATCCGCCCCGGTGATCAACCCCCAGCTGCCCGGCTCCGCCACCCAGACGTCTCTGCGCGTCTGCTGGAGCCTGTTCTCCGACGACACGGTGGAGTACTACGAGCTATACTACAGACCGGTGCTGGAGGACACACCGGCAGACAGCACCTGTGCACCACACG TGAGCAAAGTGAAGGTGAAGGAGACTCACTGCACTGTGACTGGTCTGCTGCCCGATGCCCAGTACGAGCTGTGGGTGACGGCGACCAACACCACAGGCATCAGCCCGGCCAGCGAGAAGGCCTTATACATGACAG TGCCGTCTCCTCCAGTGATCAAGCAGAGGGAGTGCAGCAGCTGCCCGGAGGCGGCCATGCTCCGCTGGGAGTCAGGGAACACCAACCCTGTGGACTCCTACACCGTGGAGCTCAGTGAGATGGGGGCTGACGGCACAGAGAGCGGCGTCTCCGA GTCGATAGTGGCTGTGCCCACCTGTCAGTGTCTGATCCAGCTGCAGGCAGGACGCGGTTACCTCATCTCTGTGCGAGCGGTCAACATCGGCGGCCCCAGCGACAGGAGTGACGTCATCACCGTATCCACAACAG GTACATTCTTCCGTCTCCTGGAAGACACTGCTCACCCCTGCCTGTCCCTCTCTGAGGACGGCTTCACCATGTTCTATGGAGACGAGGAACTCCCCATTGGTTCCATGGCCTTAGACGACAGAACCTTCACCAG gtgTGTGGCTGTGCTGGGAGATCTGATTCCAGTAAGAGGGAGACACTACTGGGAGGTCGAGGTGGACTATGGGACGGAGTTCCGGATCGGAGTTGCATACGAGGACACAGATAGGAGCTCGTACCTCGGAGCCAACAACACGTCCTGGTGCATGAGACACATCGTCACTCCGTCCAG GCACAAATATGAGTTTCTGCACAACGGCTGGAGTCCTGACCTGAGGATCACAGTGAACCCAGAGCGGATAGGGGTGGCGCTGGACTACGAGACAGGGACTCTGTCCTTTTTCAACGTGGCTCTGGAACAACACCTACACACCTTCAACTGTCACTTCCAAACTTATGTCCAGCCTTGTTTTAGCCTGGACAACCCAGGAGCTCTCACCGTCCACAACAGCATAGAGGCTCCCCAGTACATGTTCGTCTGA
- the LOC128449569 gene encoding WASP homolog-associated protein with actin, membranes and microtubules, whose protein sequence is MNNAECERPDSLEGWVAVRSNIFEETETFKLGFIVQWSVIESKFAVTCHNRTLQRQRRRVPVSGDHEVSWAGLFSVSDLRHIHQHFTCVADVLAACFPDLADFEEGNIWDLLLLSSRRRSGAEEEEDDGRDFDSPCRKLEKYFSAAIDICGRKIVLDTLFTQDEKDVDEYFENMQEFKRKTMQEEMSRVKGQVRQLLQSHGSADRMVALLDIYEEEDAAYRDLVTVATTFFHYLLQPFRDMRELACLYKMEILKTLEFEDLGPKRIAALETEAEEWRTKAEDAVASIQDITVTYFAQTSKALAGMLKQMQEDKSRFGAAAWASAVPRLEKLRFLFAKETLQHMRAAEMCLNRKKDGIRERLSSLSGREHRADSRSASDDGQQPDSVDQLELQFYETQLELYDTKFEILKNEEQLLMAQIDTVRRQIRELKEEVVYYDVCEDPEELQSLVHTGIHQSDPPAATPLKRRLQTLEAKRGHICARRAYLRNKKDQCMDAQGQKHHAAKQSSEVFNQHHHVRLKREKKKEEEDRRKTWVDQEREKTLSRLRSFRQKRHGQYILKTPHSRMSPSDLVPCPSQPLSIISLGPSSEFPSLSVGPEPRRSRASKKRQPKDVPVQIYCAPPPPSTNIPTAPPPPPPPPPPPPLPPAFPPPAQASPEDTPKPLSENEEPPFPARNTLKQNIGTMDEVLASLQRGQTRLRKVPDRKTAPSADDPRNSLMLAIRHGVTLKKVDPSRAEAPSSGDNELERSIKAAMMRMKNVAADSDEDDREEDTQSIEWDS, encoded by the exons ATGAATAACGCGGAGTGCGAGCGGCCGGACAGCCTGGAGGGCTGGGTGGCCGTCCGGAGCAACATCTTCGAGGAGACGGAGACCTTCAAACTGGGCTTCATCGTCCAGTGGAGCGTCATCGAGTCCAAGTTCGCCGTCACCTGTCACAACCGGACCTTACAGCGGCAGCGGCGGAGAGTCCCGGTGTCCGGGGACCATGAGGTGAGCTGGGCCGGACTCTTCTCCGTCAGCGACCTCCGGCACATCCACCAGCACTTCACCTGCGTGGCGGACGTCCTGGCCGCCTGCTTCCCGGACCTGGCCGACTTCGAGGAGGGCAACATCTGGGACCTGCTTCTCCTCAGCAGCCGGAGGAGGTCCggggccgaggaggaggaggacgacggcCGGGACTTCGACAGCCCGTGTCGGAAGCTGGAGAAGTATTTCAGCGCCGCCATCGACATCTGCGGCCGGAAAATAGTCCTCGACACTCTGTTCACCCAGGACGAGAAGGACGTGGACGAGTACTTCGAAAACATGCAGGAGTTCAAGAGGAAGACGATGCAGGAGGAGATGTcccgggtcaaaggtcaagtgcGACAG ctgctgcagagtcacGGCAGCGCCGACAGAATGGTGGCTCTGCTCGACATCTATGAGGAAGAGGACGCGGCCTACCGGGACCTGGTCACTGTGGCCACCACCTTCTTTCATTACCTGCTGCAGCCTTTCAGGGACATGAGAGAGCTGGCCTGCCTCTACAAGATGGAGATCCTG AAGACTTTGGAGTTTGAGGACTTGGGTCCTAAGAGAATTGCAGCTCTGGAGACGGAGGCGGAGGAGTGGAGGACGAAAGCAGAAGACGCTGTTGCCTCGATCCAGGACATCACTGTCACCTACTTTGCACAGACTTCAAAGGCGCTGGCTG GGATGTTAAAGCAGATGCAGGAGGACAAGTCTCGTTTTGGAGCCGCTGCCTGGGCGTCCGCGGTTCCCCGACTGGAGAAACTACGCTTCCTCTTTGCCAAAGAAACGCTGCAGCACATGAGAGCCGCAGAGATGTGCCTCAACCGCAAGAAGGACGGCATCAGAGAAAGG ctgagCAGCCTGTCTGGCAGAGAGCACAGAGCTGACTCCAGGTCTGCGTCTGACGATGGCCAGCAGCCGGACAGCGTGGACCAGCTGGAGCTGCAGTTCTACGAAACTCAACTAGAGCTGTATGACACCAAGTTTGAGATCCTAAAGAatgaggagcagctgctgatggCTCAGATAGACACAGTGCGACGGCAGATCAGAG agctgaaggaggaggtggtTTACTACGACGTGTGTGAGgatccagaggagctgcagagcttGGTCCACACGGGGATCCACCAATCAGACCCTCCCGCTGCCACTCCCCTCAAAAGACGCCTACAGACCCTGGAGGCCAAGAGAGGCCACATCTGCGCCCGGCGAGCTTACCTCCGCAACAAGAAG GATCAGTGCATGGATGCCCAAGGGCAGAAGCATCACGCGGCCAAGCAGAGCTCCGAAGTCTTCAACCAGCATCATCATGTCCGTCTG AaacgagagaagaagaaagaggaggaggacaggaggaagaCGTGGGTGGACCAGGAGCGAGAGAAGACTCTGAGCAGATTACGATCCTTCAGACAG AAGCGACATGGCCAGTACATCCTGAAAACTCCTCACTCCAGGATGTCTCCTTCAGACCTCGTCCCCTGTCCCTCCCAGCCGCTGTCCATCATCAGCCTCGGCCCCTCATCTGagtttccctccctctctgtcggCCCTGAGCCCAGACGCAGTAGAGCCTCCAAGAAACGGCAGCCGAAAGACGTCCCCGTCCAAATCTACTGTGCACCGCCGCCTCCGTCAACAAATATCCCTACTGCGCCTCCGCCCccgccacctcctccacctcccccaccACTGCCCCCTGCCTTCCCTCCTCCAGCCCAGGCTTCCCCTGAGGACACACCGAAGCCTCTCAGCGAAAACGAGGAGCCGCCTTTCCCAGCAAGGAACACGCTCAAGCAAAACATAG GAACAATGGATGAAGTGTTGGCCTCACTGCAGCGTGGACAGACTCGGCTTCGAAAAGTCCCTGATCGCAagacagcgccctctgctgatGACCCGAGGAACAGTCTGATGTTGGCCATCCGACACGGCGTCACCCTGAAGAAG gtggatCCTTCACGTGCTGAGGCCCCGAGCAGcggagacaacgagctggagcgCAGCATCAAAGCCGccatgatgaggatgaagaatgTAGCAGCCGACTCCGATGAGGACGACAGAGAAGAGGACACACAGAGTATAGAATGGGACAGCtga
- the LOC128449657 gene encoding KH homology domain-containing protein 4: protein MSLQTRWSGAMSSGMTGQTPCLSRWDQTTVPKQSVDVRSSENAAHPDSFSGVVSTAGSTTTLSQQTGENPAPQGGVEMAAAMAAKINAMLMAKGKLLTPPPLLAKMSRKVPVSSTTEEMVVTEVDINDVPINCRDLLTKGKTQEEIRKCSGAVVSTKGHFMSDTEKGHGVGHRPLYLHVQGRTQDNVNKAVIRIKEIISEDLLRASAASGGRTVPVMPALTLYPQPPRPVISSPRMPNANSVPGHRPSAPYSGSFVHTKIFVGLDQTLPSFNVNEKVEGPGGSYLSHIQTETGARVFLRGKGSGYIEQASKRESFEPLYVYISHPNATGLDAAKKLTESLLETVRDDHNRMVSVYTATGSTQPYPAHGYPPNSNYSSQGSWYNYPANGYAGGYSAYPGDRGYWSNANGPPSHSNMSTNPPSSQAMVQYPVCPRKPHPYLVQDPGSSETVEPEEPLKTPPDSESPKRQFHEAAEEEQPTSRPVEGPAQKPALPASSAREEKAVERILMPPPPPLFVAPAPVERKRPRETDHQAPLPGNTAPMGVQEDVCEKKSKVDASGLVPYGGDSSDEEEERTHSSKSNNS from the exons ATGTCCCTGCAGACCCGCTGGAGTGGTGCTATGTCTTCGGGAATGACTGGTCAAACACC gtGCCTAAGTAGATGGGATCAGACGACAGTACCTAAACAGAGTGTAGACGTGAGAAGCAGTGAAAATGCAGCCCACCCAGACTCATTTTCTGGAGTCGTCAGCACCGCTGGATCAACTACGACACTTTCCCAACAAACGGGAGAAAACCCTGCGCCTCAGGGAGGGGTGGAGATGGCTGCAGCCATGGCTGCAAAGATAAATGCCATGTTAATGGCAAAAGGAAAGCTTCTGACTCCTCCTCCATTACTTGCAAAG ATGTCAAGAAAAGTGCCTGTGTCGTCCACCACAGAAGAGATGGTAGTCACAGAAGTCGACATAAATGATGTACCGATAAATTGTCGGGACCTTCTTACTAAAGGCAAAACACAAGAGGAG ATCCGGAAGTGTAGTGGAGCAGTCGTTTCAACAAAAGGCCATTTCATGAGTGATACTGAAAAGGGACATGGAGTAGG ACACAGACCCTTGTATTTGCATGTCCAGGGAAGGACCCAAGATAACGTTAATA AGGCTGTGATAAGGATAAAGGAGATCATCTCAGAGGACCTCTTGAGAGCATCAGCAGCATCAGGAGGACGAACGGTGCCGGTAATGCCTGCGCTCACACTCTACCCTCAGCCCCCTCGGCCTGTTATCTCTTCACCACGGATGCCAAACGCCAACTCAGTGCCAGGACATCGGCCTTCAGCTCCATATTCCGGG AGTTTTGTGCATACAAAGATCTTTGTTGGTCTGGACCAGACGTTGCCTTCATTTAATGTGAATGAAAAGGTGGAAGGTCCGGGAGGTTCTTACCTGAGTCACATCCAGACAGAGACGGGGGCTCGAGTCTTCCTTAGGGGAAAAGGATCTGGCTACATTGAACAAGCATCTAAACGAGAGTCTTTTGAGCCTCTTTATGTTTACATCAG TCACCCAAATGCAACTGGATTGGACGCAGCCAAGAAACTCACTGAAAGTCTGCTGGAAACT GTGAGAGACGACCATAACCGAATGGTGTCGGTGTACACGGCCACAGGCTCAACACAAC CATACCCAGCACATGGATATCCACCTAATAGCAATTACTCTAGCCAAGGGTCCTGGTATAACTACCCAGCAAATGGGTATGCTGGTGGCTATTCAGCGTATCCAGGAGACCGTGGTTATTGGAGTAATGCAAATGGTCCACCAAGTCATTCTAACATGTCGACAAACCCTCCATCTTCTCAGGCAATGGTTCAGTATCCGGTGTGTCCTAGGAAACCACATCCCTATCTCGTCCAG GATCCTGGCAGCAGTGAGACCGTGGAGCCCGAAGAACCTTTAAAGACACCGCCTGACTCGGAAAGTCCCAAACGTCAGTTCCATGaggcagctgaggaggagcag CCAACCAGCCGCCCTGTAGAGGGTCCTGCTCAGAAGCCTGCACTTCCTGCCTCCAGTGCTCGAGAGGAAAAAGCTGTAGAAAG AATTCTGATGCCGCCGCCACCACCGCTCTTTGTGGCTCCTGCCCCCGTTGAACGCAAAAGGCCGAGAGAGACGgaccatcaagcccctctgcccGGCAACACCGCACCGATGG GTGTTCAAGAGGATGTGTGCGAGAAGAAGTCAAAAGTGGATGCGTCTGGGCTTGTGCCCTATGGAGGAGACTcctctgatgaagaggaggagaggacacacaGCAGTAAGAGCAATAACTCCTAA